In the Burkholderia contaminans genome, GCACAAGGACGTGCAGGATCGCCTCGCGAAGCTCAAGGACATGATGGCGAACGCGACGGACACCTCCGACCGCGCGCGCGAACTGGTGGCCGACATCGTGCGCATCGAAGCCAGCTACGGGCCCGTCGCGCTGCGCATCGTCGGGCTCGCGCAGGCCGGCAAGAAGGACGAGGCGATCGCCGACATCGACGACAACTGCCGCCCGCTGCTCGCGCAACTGGTGCGCGCAACCGATGCATATGCAACCTATACGCATGAGCGCGAACTCGCGATCGCGCAGCAATTCGCGGATCGCTATGCGATGGAGCGCAACCTGCTGGCCGGCATCTGCCTGATCGCGGTCGTGGTCGCGGCATGCGGCGGCCTGTGGCTGACGCGCAAGATCACGGCGCCGATCGGCTCGGCCGTGGACGTCGCGCGCACGGTCGCGAACGGCGATCTCGGCAGCCGCATCAACGTGAGCGGCAACGACGAGACGCGCGATCTGCTCGAAGCGTTGCGAACGATGAACGAGCGGCTGATCGGCATCGTCGGCCGCGTGCGCGATTCGTCGAACAGCATCGCGCATGCGGTCAGCGAGATCGCGTCGGGCAACCTCGACCTGAGCCAGCGCACCGAGGAACAGGCCGCGTCGCTGCAGGAAACCGCCGCGACGATGGAGGAATTCACGTCGACGGTGCGCCTGAACGCGGAGAACGCGCAACAGGCCAGCTCGCTCGCCGCGAACGCATCGGACGTCGCGCAGCGCGGCAGCTCGGTGGTCGGCCGCGTGGTCGACACGATGACGGAGATCGGCCACAGCTCGTCGAAGATCGCGGACATCACGGGCATCATCGAAGGCATCGCGTTCCAGACCAACATCCTCGCGCTGAACGCGGCCGTCGAAGCCGCGCGTGCGGGCGAACAGGGCCGCGGCTTCGCGGTGGTCGCGAGCGAAGTGCGCAGCCTCGCGCAACGTTCGTCGACAGCGGCGAAGGAGATCAAGGAACTGATTTCCGCGTCGGTGCAGACGATCCGCGACGGCTCCGAGCTCGCGGGCGAAGCCGGCAAGACGATGTCGGACGTCACGCAGGCCGTCGCGCGCGTGACGGACATCATGGGCGAGATCGCGGCCGCGTCGGCCGAGCAGAGCCGCGGCATCGACCAGGTGAACCTGACGATCACGCAGATGGACGAGACGACCCAGCAGAACGCGGCGCTCGTCGAGCAGGCCGCGGCCGCATCGAAGTCGCTCGAGGCGCAAGGCCGCGAGCTGTCCGAAACGGTTGCCGCGTTCCGGATGCCGTCCGGCACGCACGTGGCGTC is a window encoding:
- a CDS encoding methyl-accepting chemotaxis protein is translated as MSIRTKLLGGFGLLAAIVVIVSGMALKALSDTNAEFSRYMNGINARATVSAQIRTAVDRRAIAARNLVLATKPSDVELELAEVNQAHKDVQDRLAKLKDMMANATDTSDRARELVADIVRIEASYGPVALRIVGLAQAGKKDEAIADIDDNCRPLLAQLVRATDAYATYTHERELAIAQQFADRYAMERNLLAGICLIAVVVAACGGLWLTRKITAPIGSAVDVARTVANGDLGSRINVSGNDETRDLLEALRTMNERLIGIVGRVRDSSNSIAHAVSEIASGNLDLSQRTEEQAASLQETAATMEEFTSTVRLNAENAQQASSLAANASDVAQRGSSVVGRVVDTMTEIGHSSSKIADITGIIEGIAFQTNILALNAAVEAARAGEQGRGFAVVASEVRSLAQRSSTAAKEIKELISASVQTIRDGSELAGEAGKTMSDVTQAVARVTDIMGEIAAASAEQSRGIDQVNLTITQMDETTQQNAALVEQAAAASKSLEAQGRELSETVAAFRMPSGTHVASPGAYTQAPAAHHWQPAAA